In Corynebacterium aquatimens, one genomic interval encodes:
- a CDS encoding L-serine ammonia-lyase codes for MSSSSASAISVVDLFSVGIGPSSSHTVGPMRASAAFVENLGTLPAEVTIELRGSLASTGVGHGTDRAALLGLVGFTPLTVDQTTQPVPGEPVPQSGTISGPDGEVAYEIRFNPKPVAHHPNCVIFDAWDKDGNRLASRTEFYSVGGGFIMDRAEMEAAHGASGIAAEAAKEGDRDIPYQFDTSAELLHVCASANRSVAEVMRANETAMRGWPEVSAHLDDVWSVMQECVKNGITTEGTLPGGLEVRRRAPRLHRLLTSEQEKHSAQGLDAMEWVNLYALAVNEENAAHGRVVTAPTNGAAGIIPAVMHYCRDFTDDFNPERAHEFLLTAGAIGAIIKTNASISGAEVGCQGEVGSAASMAAAGMCAVLGGTPEQVENAAEIALEHNLGLTCDPVGGLVQIPCIERNAIGAVKAINAARLAKWGDGSNKVTLDDAIETMASTGRDMMDKYKETSTGGLATQLGFPVNITEC; via the coding sequence ATGTCGAGTTCCTCCGCGAGTGCCATCAGCGTCGTTGACCTGTTCAGCGTTGGCATCGGGCCGTCTTCTTCGCACACCGTGGGACCGATGCGGGCATCAGCAGCATTCGTGGAAAACCTCGGAACCCTCCCCGCTGAAGTGACCATTGAGTTGCGTGGTTCCCTGGCATCCACCGGCGTCGGGCACGGCACCGATCGTGCCGCACTGTTGGGGCTCGTCGGTTTTACGCCCTTGACCGTCGACCAAACCACCCAGCCCGTGCCCGGTGAGCCCGTCCCCCAATCCGGCACGATTTCTGGACCGGACGGTGAGGTCGCCTATGAAATCAGGTTCAACCCGAAGCCCGTGGCGCACCACCCAAACTGCGTGATCTTTGATGCGTGGGACAAAGACGGTAACCGTTTGGCTAGTCGCACCGAGTTCTACTCCGTGGGCGGCGGGTTCATCATGGACCGCGCGGAAATGGAGGCTGCCCACGGCGCCTCCGGCATCGCTGCTGAAGCCGCAAAAGAAGGTGACCGGGACATCCCCTACCAGTTCGACACGTCCGCCGAACTTTTACACGTTTGCGCAAGCGCCAACAGGTCTGTTGCGGAGGTCATGCGCGCCAACGAAACCGCGATGCGCGGCTGGCCGGAAGTTTCCGCGCACTTGGATGACGTGTGGTCTGTCATGCAGGAGTGCGTGAAGAACGGAATCACTACGGAAGGCACGCTCCCCGGCGGTCTGGAGGTTCGCCGTCGTGCGCCGCGACTGCATCGCTTGCTTACCAGCGAACAGGAGAAGCACAGCGCCCAGGGCCTTGACGCGATGGAGTGGGTAAACCTCTACGCGCTTGCTGTGAACGAGGAGAACGCCGCGCACGGCCGCGTAGTCACCGCCCCCACCAACGGCGCCGCCGGCATCATCCCGGCCGTGATGCACTATTGCCGCGACTTCACGGATGACTTCAACCCGGAGCGCGCGCACGAATTCCTGCTCACCGCCGGTGCCATCGGCGCGATCATCAAAACCAACGCATCGATCAGCGGCGCGGAAGTCGGCTGCCAGGGTGAGGTCGGTTCAGCGGCTTCCATGGCGGCCGCCGGCATGTGCGCGGTGCTTGGCGGCACACCTGAGCAAGTGGAAAACGCTGCCGAAATTGCTCTTGAACATAACCTCGGCCTGACCTGCGATCCCGTCGGCGGCTTGGTACAAATCCCCTGCATTGAACGCAACGCCATTGGCGCGGTCAAAGCTATCAACGCTGCCCGCTTAGCCAAGTGGGGCGATGGTTCCAACAAGGTCACGCTTGATGATGCCATCGAAACGATGGCCTCCACCGGCCGCGACATGATGGATAAGTACAAGGAAACGTCCACCGGCGGCCTAGCAACGCAGCTGGGCTTCCCCGTCAACATCACCGAGTGCTAG
- a CDS encoding phosphotransferase family protein, translated as MPETQTLDREHVIAIAENVLTHRYGGQQRLTDPEVLSGTGSTTVLRLRVTNNPFLSYRSVVVKYTPRSEDPIDRAAFLREVVAYQFTTSLSEEVRPGPVMLGYSLDESIIILSDLGDGETLATLIQTADEEHRRRLLRNLGTSLGIMHAGTAGSETNFNILLARMVRTIDGTRDIQLMREGLLENRIQEGVDIVRAAGIDVPPEVETIADEMQARMLHGTTRAFTPFDLSPDNIIFADKTQFLDYEWAGFRDVLFDLACVIAGFPQYVSARPASDEEAQIFIEAWASEVASVWPQVNDSDVMHNRVISALVGWAFFSVSILYHDEEPDDASRPSGRGSAEARAKVSATFDAVARFASSCADSPHSHAGEHSVHRVVAEFARSVAGHVK; from the coding sequence GTGCCGGAGACGCAGACACTGGACAGAGAGCACGTCATCGCTATCGCGGAGAACGTGCTCACCCACCGTTACGGTGGCCAGCAGCGCCTCACCGACCCGGAGGTGCTCAGCGGTACTGGCAGCACCACAGTGTTGCGCCTCCGGGTGACAAACAACCCCTTTTTGTCTTATCGCTCCGTGGTGGTGAAGTACACCCCGCGCAGCGAGGACCCGATCGATCGTGCAGCCTTCCTCCGGGAAGTTGTGGCGTATCAGTTCACCACGTCGTTAAGCGAAGAAGTGCGCCCAGGGCCGGTGATGTTGGGCTACTCCCTCGACGAGTCCATCATCATTCTCTCGGATCTGGGGGACGGGGAAACCCTGGCCACGCTGATCCAAACCGCGGATGAGGAACACCGCAGGCGCCTGCTGCGCAACCTCGGCACATCCTTGGGCATCATGCACGCGGGCACTGCTGGGTCCGAAACCAACTTCAACATCTTGCTCGCGCGCATGGTGCGCACCATCGACGGCACCCGGGATATTCAACTGATGCGCGAGGGACTACTGGAAAACCGCATCCAGGAGGGCGTGGACATTGTTCGGGCGGCAGGCATTGATGTCCCGCCTGAGGTCGAGACAATCGCGGATGAGATGCAGGCGCGGATGCTTCACGGGACTACACGCGCGTTTACCCCGTTTGATCTCTCGCCGGACAACATCATCTTCGCGGACAAGACGCAGTTCCTGGATTATGAGTGGGCGGGTTTCCGTGACGTCCTGTTCGATCTCGCGTGCGTGATCGCGGGCTTTCCCCAGTATGTTTCGGCACGGCCAGCCTCTGATGAAGAAGCACAGATCTTCATCGAGGCATGGGCAAGTGAGGTAGCGTCCGTGTGGCCACAGGTCAATGACTCCGATGTGATGCACAACCGCGTGATTTCCGCGCTCGTGGGATGGGCGTTTTTCTCGGTATCGATTCTGTACCACGATGAGGAGCCCGACGATGCCTCCCGGCCGAGCGGCCGCGGGAGCGCGGAAGCACGGGCGAAGGTCTCTGCCACGTTCGACGCTGTCGCGCGGTTCGCATCGTCGTGCGCCGATTCCCCGCACTCGCACGCGGGGGAGCATTCCGTGCACCGCGTGGTTGCTGAGTTCGCTCGGTCAGTAGCGGGGCACGTCAAGTGA
- a CDS encoding type II toxin-antitoxin system HipA family toxin yields the protein MTLNGVAVAQAGKVAVTTVLGGEDVLAGFLYRTRASASFAYDATYLARPDAFALAPSLHLFAGPQPIFPANPFSDSAPDTWGRKVLMRAAGRNLDEISLLLGVNDNGRQGATRFWVDGVAVADGEGVPGEHELVDVLRTADQVQRGERNIPARDVRRLFKATGSLGGARPKANVIRGGDLWLAKFPKPIGDDWNVMAWEASTLDLMEEANISVAPHETMSFNVDGEHRTVLFIRRFDRTRRSVRIPYMSAMTALESNDGAGGDWVDFVEWARTNGVDCSSLWRRAVFGVLVGNTDDHLRNHGFLRRNGSWSLSPAFDVNPTPQSFGDEHELALDGLSELSLEDFLRDEVADLFGVDVDHEWLKLLDDALSHATARAAAHGADSYSLSVMSDRFAEARESLAQAV from the coding sequence ATGACATTGAATGGTGTAGCTGTTGCGCAGGCTGGCAAGGTTGCGGTGACGACTGTCCTCGGTGGAGAGGATGTGCTCGCAGGGTTTCTCTATCGAACACGTGCATCGGCGTCTTTCGCCTATGACGCTACGTATTTGGCGAGGCCAGATGCTTTTGCGCTAGCGCCGTCGCTTCATCTATTTGCCGGACCACAACCGATTTTTCCAGCGAATCCTTTCAGTGACTCCGCGCCCGATACCTGGGGACGAAAAGTGTTGATGCGCGCGGCAGGAAGAAATCTTGACGAGATTTCGCTGTTGCTCGGTGTGAATGACAACGGACGGCAAGGTGCAACCCGGTTCTGGGTCGACGGGGTTGCCGTTGCTGACGGCGAAGGCGTGCCCGGCGAGCACGAGCTCGTTGATGTGCTTAGGACTGCTGATCAGGTTCAGCGTGGCGAACGGAACATTCCTGCCCGGGATGTACGACGTTTGTTCAAGGCGACGGGGTCCTTGGGCGGTGCCCGGCCAAAAGCCAACGTCATCCGGGGCGGAGATCTGTGGCTGGCAAAATTCCCGAAACCAATCGGCGATGACTGGAACGTCATGGCATGGGAAGCATCAACGCTTGACCTCATGGAGGAGGCAAACATTTCTGTTGCTCCGCACGAAACGATGTCTTTCAACGTTGACGGGGAGCATCGAACGGTCCTCTTTATTCGACGTTTTGATCGGACGCGCCGCAGCGTACGCATTCCGTATATGTCTGCAATGACGGCGTTGGAATCGAACGATGGTGCCGGTGGTGACTGGGTTGACTTTGTGGAGTGGGCCCGAACCAATGGTGTCGATTGCTCCTCACTGTGGCGTCGAGCCGTTTTTGGTGTCTTGGTTGGAAATACAGATGATCACCTACGCAACCACGGCTTCCTGCGGCGAAACGGTTCTTGGTCATTATCGCCAGCATTTGATGTCAACCCCACCCCACAATCGTTTGGGGATGAGCACGAGTTAGCACTTGACGGTCTCAGCGAACTTTCGCTGGAAGATTTCCTCCGAGACGAGGTCGCGGACCTCTTCGGCGTTGATGTAGACCATGAATGGTTAAAACTGCTTGATGATGCGTTATCGCACGCCACCGCGCGAGCTGCCGCGCACGGGGCTGATTCGTACAGCTTGTCGGTAATGTCAGACCGCTTTGCCGAGGCGCGGGAGAGTCTTGCTCAGGCGGTTTGA
- the hisS gene encoding histidine--tRNA ligase, whose product MSEKFKPLSAPKGVPDYIPPASTVFHNVRSEFVRQAHLAGYQHIELPVFEDTTLFARGVGESTDVVSKEMYTFADRGDRSVTLRPEGTAGVMRAVIEHNLDRGQLPVKLNYYGPFFRYERPQAGRYRQLQQVGIEAIGVDDPFLDAEVIALADRSYRAVGLSQFRLELTSLGDSTCRPAYREKLQKFLFKLPLDEETRRRAEINPLRVLDDKRPEVKEMTEDAPLMLDHLSPECREHFETVTGTLDDMGVPYVINPRMVRGLDYYTKTTFEFVHDGLGAQSGIGGGGRYDGLMAQIGGQDLSGIGYGLGVDRTVLALEAEGVETLVDKRVEAYGVAIGAKARAAMAELINKLRVANISADMAYGDRGLKGAMKGADRAGADFALVLGDRELEAGEITIKNMQEKTQETVSLDMSSIVSVIREYSH is encoded by the coding sequence GTGAGCGAAAAGTTTAAGCCCCTGTCAGCGCCGAAGGGCGTCCCCGACTACATCCCGCCAGCGTCCACGGTGTTCCACAACGTGCGCTCTGAGTTTGTGCGCCAAGCGCACCTGGCCGGCTACCAGCACATTGAGTTGCCGGTTTTTGAGGATACGACGCTGTTCGCGCGCGGCGTGGGGGAGTCCACGGACGTGGTGAGCAAGGAGATGTACACCTTTGCTGACCGTGGTGACCGATCCGTCACCCTACGACCGGAGGGAACCGCGGGCGTGATGCGAGCGGTCATCGAGCACAACTTGGACCGCGGCCAGCTGCCGGTCAAGCTCAACTACTACGGCCCTTTCTTCCGTTACGAGCGCCCGCAGGCTGGCCGCTACCGCCAGCTGCAGCAGGTGGGCATTGAGGCCATCGGTGTTGACGACCCGTTCCTGGATGCGGAGGTCATTGCCCTTGCAGACCGCTCCTACCGCGCCGTGGGTCTGTCGCAGTTCCGGCTTGAGCTGACCAGCCTCGGTGATTCCACGTGCCGCCCGGCGTACCGCGAAAAACTCCAAAAGTTCCTGTTCAAGCTGCCTCTTGATGAAGAAACGCGTCGTCGCGCTGAGATCAACCCGCTGCGCGTGCTTGATGACAAGCGCCCGGAGGTCAAGGAGATGACCGAGGACGCGCCACTGATGCTGGACCACCTCAGCCCGGAGTGCCGCGAGCACTTTGAGACCGTCACTGGGACCCTCGACGACATGGGTGTTCCGTATGTGATCAACCCACGCATGGTGCGCGGCTTGGACTACTACACCAAGACCACGTTTGAGTTCGTCCACGACGGGCTCGGCGCACAGTCGGGCATCGGCGGCGGGGGGCGTTACGACGGCCTGATGGCGCAGATCGGTGGGCAGGACCTATCCGGAATTGGCTACGGGCTGGGCGTGGACCGCACGGTTCTAGCGCTGGAAGCCGAAGGCGTAGAAACCCTAGTAGACAAGCGCGTTGAAGCCTACGGCGTTGCTATTGGCGCCAAGGCGCGTGCAGCAATGGCCGAGCTGATCAACAAACTGCGCGTGGCAAACATCAGCGCGGACATGGCCTACGGCGACCGCGGCTTGAAGGGCGCGATGAAGGGTGCGGATCGTGCCGGGGCAGATTTCGCTCTAGTGCTGGGTGACCGTGAGCTTGAAGCCGGTGAAATCACGATTAAGAACATGCAGGAGAAAACCCAGGAGACCGTGTCGCTGGACATGTCCTCCATCGTCAGTGTGATCCGTGAGTACAGCCACTAA
- a CDS encoding peptidylprolyl isomerase, whose product MESNKKRGEDALKQLEKEINARDRKEASKPWTVALLALAVIALIGGGIYWAATREGSEEITAESETTTEPTQEEKTDAEPLKRERAQALPPTVECSYREDGQGEYYKGLPEMKNVSTQGTVDITLDTTAGPIPLTLDRAVSPCTVNAIEYLAEQKYYDDTVCHRLTTSGIHVLQCGDPSGTGAGGPGFQFNNEFPTDEVDKNDIEAMNTPLNYERGTIAMANAGEDEKGNGTNGSQFFLNYSDSPLPPMYTYFGTINEEGLATLDEISKKGIKEGSESMGPGDGAPKDEVKIKSVSVTKI is encoded by the coding sequence GTGGAGAGCAATAAGAAACGGGGCGAGGACGCCCTGAAGCAGCTTGAGAAAGAGATCAACGCACGCGACCGCAAGGAAGCGTCCAAGCCGTGGACGGTCGCGCTTCTCGCCCTCGCAGTGATCGCACTCATCGGCGGCGGCATCTACTGGGCCGCCACCCGCGAGGGCAGTGAAGAAATCACCGCGGAGTCTGAGACCACCACGGAACCGACACAGGAAGAGAAGACAGACGCTGAGCCGCTCAAGCGTGAACGCGCCCAGGCTCTTCCGCCGACCGTTGAGTGCTCCTACCGTGAAGACGGCCAGGGCGAGTACTACAAGGGCCTGCCTGAGATGAAGAACGTCTCTACCCAAGGCACCGTGGACATCACTTTAGACACCACCGCCGGCCCGATCCCGCTCACCCTCGACCGCGCCGTTTCGCCATGTACGGTCAACGCCATCGAGTACCTCGCTGAGCAGAAGTACTACGACGACACCGTGTGCCACCGCTTGACGACGAGCGGCATTCACGTCCTCCAGTGTGGCGACCCGTCCGGTACTGGGGCTGGTGGCCCTGGCTTCCAATTCAACAACGAGTTCCCTACGGACGAAGTGGACAAGAACGACATTGAAGCCATGAATACCCCGCTCAACTACGAGCGCGGCACCATCGCTATGGCCAACGCTGGTGAGGACGAAAAGGGCAACGGTACCAATGGTTCCCAGTTCTTCTTGAACTACAGTGACTCCCCGCTGCCTCCGATGTACACCTACTTCGGCACCATCAACGAAGAGGGCCTCGCAACCCTCGATGAAATCTCGAAGAAGGGCATCAAGGAAGGCTCCGAATCTATGGGCCCCGGCGACGGCGCACCCAAGGATGAAGTCAAGATCAAGTCCGTCTCCGTCACCAAGATATAA
- the aspS gene encoding aspartate--tRNA ligase codes for MLRTHLAGDLRKEMSGETVTLTGWVGRRRDHGGVIFIDLRDRSGLAQVVFRENEVAEAAHDLRSEYCIQVTGVVEPRPEGSANPNLASGEIEINVTELNVLNKAAALPFQVEDFSSNEVGEETRLRYRYLDLRRTRQAEALRLRSAANAAARSVLTKHDFTEIETPTLTRSTPEGARDFLVPARLRPGSWYALPQSPQLFKQLLMVAGMERYYQIARCYRDEDFRADRQPEFTQLDIEASFVDQDDIIALAEEILVELWKLIGYEITTPIPRMTYAEAMEKYGSDKPDLRFDIQLVECTEFFKDTTFRVFQNPYVGAVVMEGGASQPRRQLDAWQEWAKQRGAKGLAYILVQEDGELTGPVAKNITDEEKAGIADHVGAKPGDCIFFAAGEAKPSRALLGAARGEIANKLGLIKEGDWAFTWVVDAPLFEPAADATASGDVALGNSAWTAVHHAFTSPKPEFLDNFEQNPGEALAYAYDIVCNGNEIGGGSIRIHNQDVQKRVFDVMGISDEEAREKFGFLLDAFSFGAPPHGGIAFGWDRIVSLLGGFDSIRDVIAFPKSGGGVDPLTDAPAPIPAAQRKETGVDFKPQKEDADKAAPVATGAESADSN; via the coding sequence GTGCTGCGCACACATTTGGCGGGGGATCTCCGCAAGGAAATGTCAGGCGAGACCGTCACTCTGACCGGCTGGGTGGGTCGCCGCCGTGACCATGGTGGCGTGATCTTCATCGATCTGCGTGACCGCTCCGGTCTGGCGCAGGTGGTGTTCCGGGAAAATGAAGTCGCTGAGGCAGCACACGATTTGCGCAGCGAATACTGCATCCAGGTCACCGGTGTTGTGGAGCCGCGCCCGGAAGGATCGGCGAACCCGAACCTCGCGTCCGGTGAGATTGAGATCAACGTGACTGAGCTCAACGTGCTGAACAAGGCGGCGGCGCTGCCGTTCCAGGTGGAAGACTTCTCCTCCAACGAAGTGGGAGAAGAAACCCGTCTGCGGTACCGCTACTTGGACCTGCGCCGCACGCGTCAGGCGGAGGCGCTGCGTTTGCGTTCAGCTGCCAACGCTGCTGCACGTAGCGTTTTGACAAAGCACGATTTCACGGAGATTGAAACACCGACCCTGACGCGTTCCACCCCAGAGGGTGCGCGTGACTTCTTGGTTCCGGCGCGTCTTCGCCCGGGTTCGTGGTACGCGTTGCCGCAGTCGCCGCAGTTGTTCAAGCAGCTGCTCATGGTCGCAGGTATGGAACGCTACTACCAGATCGCGCGGTGCTACCGCGATGAGGATTTCCGTGCAGACCGCCAGCCGGAATTCACCCAGCTGGATATTGAGGCCAGCTTTGTGGACCAAGACGACATCATTGCCTTGGCCGAAGAGATCCTGGTGGAGCTGTGGAAGCTGATCGGCTACGAGATCACAACACCGATCCCGCGGATGACCTACGCCGAGGCAATGGAGAAGTACGGTTCCGACAAGCCGGACCTGCGCTTTGACATTCAACTCGTGGAGTGCACCGAGTTCTTCAAGGACACCACCTTCCGCGTGTTCCAGAACCCGTACGTCGGTGCCGTCGTCATGGAAGGCGGAGCATCTCAGCCGCGCCGTCAGCTTGACGCGTGGCAGGAGTGGGCAAAGCAACGCGGCGCTAAGGGGTTGGCGTACATCCTGGTCCAAGAAGACGGTGAGCTGACCGGCCCGGTGGCTAAGAACATCACGGATGAAGAAAAAGCTGGTATTGCAGACCACGTTGGTGCAAAGCCGGGCGACTGCATCTTCTTCGCTGCCGGTGAGGCAAAGCCGTCGCGTGCACTTCTTGGCGCAGCGCGCGGTGAGATTGCGAACAAGCTTGGTCTGATCAAGGAAGGCGACTGGGCGTTCACCTGGGTTGTTGATGCCCCGCTCTTTGAACCCGCGGCGGACGCCACCGCATCCGGTGACGTGGCTTTGGGTAACTCCGCGTGGACCGCAGTGCACCACGCCTTCACGTCCCCGAAGCCGGAGTTCTTGGACAACTTCGAGCAAAACCCGGGTGAAGCACTGGCGTACGCCTACGACATTGTCTGTAATGGCAATGAGATCGGTGGCGGCTCCATCCGTATCCACAACCAGGATGTGCAGAAGCGGGTCTTTGATGTGATGGGAATTTCGGACGAAGAAGCGAGGGAGAAGTTCGGCTTCCTCCTCGATGCATTCTCCTTCGGTGCGCCTCCTCACGGTGGTATCGCTTTCGGGTGGGACCGTATTGTCAGCCTGCTGGGTGGCTTCGACTCCATCCGTGACGTCATCGCCTTCCCCAAGTCCGGTGGCGGTGTTGACCCGCTGACTGACGCGCCGGCGCCGATCCCGGCTGCGCAGCGTAAGGAAACCGGAGTTGATTTCAAACCGCAGAAAGAAGACGCAGACAAGGCCGCACCTGTAGCCACTGGCGCGGAATCTGCGGACAGCAACTAA
- the ypfJ gene encoding KPN_02809 family neutral zinc metallopeptidase, giving the protein MTFKSNYQASHTGVSTSSGRGGTRMGGMPVMVGGGGLGTLLLIGLFLLLGGGGSPAPQQPGQGQHANGGYANDAGGYNLDHCKTGEDANKYADCRASATFDSLTKIWPTMLKEQAGVAYRAPKMTLFQNSVRTGCGMASSSTGPFYCPSDETIYLDTSFFKDLERLGGSSGPLAQEYVVAHEFGHHIQKLEDTLGLSDYNKPGEDSAAVAIEVQADCYAGLWAYHADKGPDAILEPITQDQLKDAIQTAQAIGDDHIQKHSGQNVNPDLWTHGSSEQRQRLFTNGYDSGKMAKCDTLNRGVYKG; this is encoded by the coding sequence ATGACCTTTAAGAGCAACTACCAAGCTTCCCACACGGGTGTAAGCACCAGCAGCGGGCGCGGCGGAACGCGCATGGGCGGAATGCCAGTCATGGTCGGCGGCGGTGGCCTGGGCACCTTGTTGCTCATTGGTCTGTTCCTCCTCCTTGGTGGTGGCGGTTCCCCGGCACCGCAGCAACCGGGTCAGGGCCAGCACGCCAACGGCGGCTACGCCAACGATGCCGGCGGCTACAACTTGGACCACTGCAAGACCGGTGAAGATGCGAATAAGTACGCGGACTGCCGCGCTTCCGCGACCTTTGATTCGCTGACCAAGATCTGGCCAACGATGCTCAAGGAACAGGCCGGTGTTGCGTACCGTGCGCCAAAGATGACGCTGTTCCAGAACTCCGTGCGCACCGGCTGCGGCATGGCGTCCTCGTCCACCGGCCCGTTCTACTGCCCGTCGGATGAAACGATCTACTTGGACACGTCCTTCTTCAAGGACCTTGAGCGTCTTGGTGGCAGCTCCGGTCCGCTCGCCCAGGAGTACGTGGTGGCACACGAGTTTGGTCACCACATCCAAAAGCTCGAAGACACCCTTGGCTTGAGCGACTACAACAAGCCGGGTGAAGACTCCGCGGCTGTCGCGATTGAGGTGCAGGCTGACTGCTACGCCGGCCTGTGGGCGTACCACGCCGACAAGGGTCCAGACGCAATCCTGGAGCCAATTACGCAGGATCAGCTGAAGGACGCTATCCAGACGGCACAAGCCATCGGCGATGACCACATTCAGAAGCACTCCGGCCAAAACGTTAACCCCGACCTGTGGACCCACGGCTCCTCTGAGCAGCGCCAGCGCCTGTTCACTAATGGCTACGACTCCGGCAAGATGGCGAAGTGCGACACGCTGAACCGCGGCGTGTACAAGGGGTAG
- a CDS encoding MBL fold metallo-hydrolase, with protein MKIEGFTAGPFQANTYVVINGDRALVIDPGMSAYGPTMEIVEREGVTLEAVVLTHGHIDHVRDAAEFELPTYIHPDDEVMFDFSSKPMQEFAQIFAPAIPMMGLDTFKKPGDLRHVNDGETLEVAGLSFTVIHAPGHSPGCVIFKSNSELVAFTGDVIFAGSVGRTDVPLCSPEAMQRSLAGPVWDLADELTLLSGHGPATTMERERATNPYLREAKQASAH; from the coding sequence ATGAAGATCGAAGGCTTTACAGCAGGGCCGTTCCAGGCCAACACCTACGTGGTGATTAATGGAGACCGCGCGTTAGTGATTGACCCGGGCATGAGTGCATACGGGCCGACCATGGAGATTGTTGAGCGCGAAGGCGTCACCTTGGAGGCCGTGGTGTTGACCCACGGGCACATCGACCACGTACGCGATGCGGCTGAATTCGAATTACCCACGTACATCCACCCGGATGATGAAGTCATGTTTGATTTCTCCTCCAAGCCAATGCAAGAGTTCGCTCAGATCTTCGCGCCAGCGATTCCGATGATGGGGTTGGATACGTTTAAAAAACCGGGGGACCTGCGACACGTCAACGATGGTGAGACCCTAGAGGTGGCTGGTCTTTCATTCACCGTGATCCATGCTCCGGGCCACTCGCCGGGATGCGTGATCTTCAAGTCCAACTCGGAACTGGTCGCGTTTACGGGAGACGTAATCTTTGCGGGGTCTGTGGGGCGCACGGACGTGCCGCTGTGCTCGCCTGAAGCGATGCAGCGCAGCTTGGCTGGCCCCGTGTGGGACTTGGCCGACGAGTTGACGCTTCTTTCCGGTCACGGTCCCGCCACCACCATGGAACGTGAACGCGCAACCAACCCGTACTTGCGCGAGGCCAAGCAGGCCAGCGCACACTGA
- a CDS encoding CBS domain-containing protein, with translation MPEPSNRAVPFLAAFNDIEQFLRSALEAKKTDSFNWMVSKAENKHIITTAQANDLKEFAGLRNAISHGEYQDFRPIAEPLPETVAEIEKIRDQLLHPALAIEVLGPQNVITFTPSDDIHEPLRVIRDTGISQFPVYEKNQGHKNCVGVLTTNTIARWLAEDLAEDDSITAKTVGEVLVYNETKDHAIFLPRTATAAEVVQALTSPGNQRTLPRLVIITEHGNTNQMPLLVVTASNLPALIDAA, from the coding sequence ATGCCCGAACCTTCGAACCGCGCCGTTCCTTTCCTGGCTGCCTTCAATGACATTGAGCAGTTCCTGCGCTCTGCGTTGGAAGCAAAGAAGACCGACAGCTTCAACTGGATGGTCTCTAAGGCCGAGAACAAGCACATCATCACCACCGCGCAGGCAAACGATCTGAAGGAGTTCGCAGGCTTGCGCAATGCGATTAGCCACGGTGAATACCAGGATTTTCGTCCCATCGCCGAGCCTCTGCCAGAGACCGTCGCAGAGATTGAGAAGATCCGCGATCAGCTCCTCCACCCCGCGCTCGCTATCGAGGTGCTTGGCCCCCAGAACGTCATCACCTTTACGCCTTCAGACGACATTCATGAGCCCCTTCGCGTCATCCGTGACACTGGAATATCCCAGTTCCCCGTATATGAAAAGAATCAGGGGCACAAAAACTGCGTGGGTGTGTTGACTACCAACACGATTGCCCGGTGGCTCGCCGAGGACCTCGCTGAGGACGATTCGATCACCGCGAAAACCGTGGGCGAAGTCCTTGTGTACAACGAAACCAAGGATCACGCGATTTTCCTCCCGCGTACCGCCACCGCCGCCGAGGTGGTCCAGGCGCTGACATCCCCCGGGAATCAGCGCACTCTCCCGCGACTGGTCATCATCACGGAACACGGCAACACCAACCAAATGCCACTGCTTGTCGTCACGGCATCAAACCTCCCCGCGCTTATCGACGCCGCGTAG
- a CDS encoding helix-turn-helix domain-containing protein, translated as MRYTSTAVRRGMRTIGGNIRNQRKLLGLTVKMVAERSGISVTTLSKLENGQGAGLDATLAVLNVLGMLDRVVTATDPYETDVGRLRAAEKLPERVRVPKFEDD; from the coding sequence GTGAGGTACACGTCAACCGCCGTGCGCCGCGGTATGCGGACGATTGGTGGGAACATTCGTAACCAGCGGAAGCTGCTGGGGCTCACGGTCAAGATGGTCGCAGAAAGATCGGGCATATCCGTAACCACCCTGAGCAAGCTCGAAAACGGACAAGGGGCAGGACTAGATGCCACGTTGGCTGTGCTCAATGTTTTGGGCATGCTCGACCGCGTAGTCACTGCGACCGACCCGTACGAAACGGATGTAGGACGGTTGCGCGCCGCGGAGAAGCTGCCGGAACGCGTTCGCGTACCCAAGTTTGAGGACGACTAG